GACTCCTCGGCGAGATGTCCCGCGATCTCGGGGACGTGTCCTGGGCGGAGGTGTGCTTCTCCCGCGCGAGCGCCGTGTTCGCGGCACTCGGGGAGCAGGAGAACCTCGCCGCGTGCAACAGGCAACTCGGCGCCGTACGAACCGTCCTGGGGCGAGTGGAGGACGCGGTGCCCTGCACGATCGACGCCTGGCTGGAAGGGCAGGGGAACCGGGGCGGGCACGAGGACCTCGACTGGCTCGCCGTCCAGCGCATGGAGCTCGGTGCCGACGCCTTCGACCGGATCGTACGGGGGCACCTCGACGCCCCGGCAGCGGACGAGGTCACGGACCTCACCACGCGGTACACCCGGTTGCTCGCCTCCTCTCCGAGCCCGTCGCCGCTGGGCAGCGCCTACGTACAGCTGGCGATCGCCGCGCTCGCGCGCGGCGAGTACGGGCGGGCCCGGATGCTGCTGACGCGTGCGCTGCCGGTGTGCGAGGCGGCCGGCTACACCGAGGCCGTCGCCAAGTGCCACGAAGACCTCGGACGCGTGAACCTGGAGACCCGCCACCTGGAGGCGGCAGAGCGAAGCTATCTGGCCGCGCTCGCGCTCTACGAACAGCTGGGGAACCACACCAACCGGGCCATCGTGCTCCACCAGCTCGGCCACGTCTGCCAGGAGCGGGGCGCCCACGAAGAGGCGGAGCGGTACCTCCGTGCCTCGGTGGCCGTGAAGAGACGGCTGGGCAACCAGGCGGGGGTCTCCAACAGCACCTACCACCTGGGCCAGGTCGCCCAGGCGCGGGGGAATCACGAGATGGCCGAGCAGTGCTACCGCTCGTGCCTCGCCATCGACGAGGCACAGGGCGCGTGGGCGGAGGTGGCGCTCGACTACGGCGCACTGGGCAACCTGCGCGCGGAACAGGGACTTCCCGAGGAGGCGGTGCCGCTGCTGGTGCGGGCGCTCTCCCTCAACCAGCGGTTCAAGCCGGACAACTCCGTCCTCAACATCACGGCCCTGCGCCGACAGCGCGCCGAGCTCGGCGACGAGGAGTTCACCCGCCTCCTCGGCCGCCACTTCGACCCGGCGTCGGTCTCGGCCGTCCTCTCCCTCACCGCGCTGCTGCCGACGCCGGAGCGCCGTACCGGACCATGACGCGCTGTCCCCGCACGAGGCACACGCCCACCACGCCCGCGCCGGGACCAGCGCCCGTCGAGGGGGCCGGTGGCGCGGGACGGCGTCAGGCGAGGCCGTCCCAGCCCCAGCGCGGAGTGGGGCCGGGGTTGCCGAGGTCCGTACCCGGGGCCGAGGCCGAGACGTCCTTGGCGATCCGCGTGCCCCAGTCGAAGTACTCCACCACCCGGCGGCGCAGCAGGGCGTCGTCCGGAAGCTCCTTCTCCACGGCCGCCGTCATCAGCTCCATCCAGCGCAGTCGCTGTTCCTCCGTGATGCCGAGCCCGAGATGGGCGCGGAGCAGGGCCTGGTGCCCGCCGTGCTCCGCCGTGAACTCGGCAGGCCCCGAGAAGACCTCGGCCAGCCACACGGCCACGTGCTCCACATGGGTGGCGGTGAAGTCGGCGAAGACGGGTGCGAGGAGAGGGTCGGCCAGGACCCCCTCGTAGAACGTCTCGGAGAGCCGGCGCAGCGCGTCGGCACCTCCCACGGCCTCGTACAGGGTGTTGGTGTGTTCGGCGCTCATGGAAGGCCTCCGTGATCCGGGATGCGTCCTCCCAGCTTTCACACAACACGGCCCGGAGCCAAGGATGTTCGCTCTCGGCGGGGCGACAGGGGAATGAGCGACCGTACGAGCAGGGGCCGCCGTCACCGGGCGTGCCCCGTTCAGCCGAGCGAGAGCGGGAACCGCACGCCCGTCCGGGACAGTGCCGCCCGTTCGGTGGTGCTGGGCATGCGACGGCCCGTTCCTACCAGCAGCGCGTCCGTATCGGACAGCTCGGCCGGGAAGGGCGCGCCGGCGATCCGCTCGAGGAGTTCACGTGCGGCGCCCAGGCTCTCCGCGGGCGGTCGTGGCGCCCGCTGCAGCTGCGCCACGAGGTCCAAGTGGTGCAGGGTCCACTCCAGGACGTACGCGGAGAGGTAATCGCCGACGGTGAGCACCTCGCCGCGCGTTCCGACCGCGAGGCCGGGGTCGGCGAGCACGGCGGCGCGCCCGGCGGCGGAGCCGACGTCGTCGAGGTGGAACTTCAGCAGCCCCGGGTCCTCGTACGCGGCGGCGAGCCGTACGGTCAGCGCGTCGAGCGGATCGTCGCCGGTCGGCGGCGCGTCGGCGACCTCCCAGTAGCTCGCGGCGTCGCGCGTCGGCGGTGTGCCGGCGGGCGTCGCGAGGGTGATCAGGACGTCCTGGGCATCGATGACGAGGTGACACACCAGGTCGCGTACGAGCCAGCCGGTGCAGCCCGACGGCCGGGCGAAGTCCTCGTCGGCGAGACCGGCGACGGCCTCGCGCAGTGCGGTCCACGAGCGTGAGAAGTCGTCCACGTCCGCAAGCTACCAACACGGGCGGCCCGAGAACCGTCGCGTCGACCGTGCCGCTGCGCTGCTCAGCTCCCGTCGACGAGGCGCTGGATGCCGGGGCCGTAGAGGTCCGCGAGTCGTTCGGCGGTGGTGTGGGCGGTGGCGCCGTCAGGACGGTGGAGGCTCAGGGTGGCGCCCAGGCCCAGGAGCTGGCCGGCGATGAGTTCGGCGCGCAGTCGGGCGTCGGGGCCGGTGAGGACACCGGCGAGGTGGTCGGTGATCTGCTCGCGGAAGCGGGCACGCAGCAGGGTGCGCTCGTCCTCGAAACCGAGGGAGAAGACCACGCGCAGGAGCGGGTCGCCGCGGAGCCGGTCGCGGAGGTCGACCATGGTCAGGACGAGGTGCCGGCCGAGGCCGGGAAGCGGAGCGCCGAAGAGTTCGGCGGCGGCCGGGCGGAAGTCGACGACCGTGTTGAAGAGGGCTTCCTTGGTGCCGAAGCGTTTGACGATCAGGGAGGGGCTCACCCCGGCCGCCGCGGCGATGCCGCGCATGGTGACCTCGGCGTACGGCTTGAGCGTGAACGCCCGCCGCGCGGCGCGGATGATGGCATCGCGTCCGGTCTCCGAGCCTTCTGGCCCGCCACCGGCGCGGGATTCCCCGGCTTCCCTGCGGACGGTTCGCTCCGCGTCGGCAGTGGCCGGGGAGGCGGGTTCGTCGGCGGTGTTCATGCGTTCCCTCGGGCGGCGTGGGTGGGTGGTGCCACCGTGACCGTACCGCCCGGCCGGTCGCCGTCGTGCGAACCGTCCCGGCTCGGCCGGTCGGACGGCAGGAGGAGGCCGGCGGCGAGGGCGGCGAGGGCCGCTCCGCCGGCGATCAGGAAGATCAGCAGGTAGGCGTGGAGCGTGGGTGCGGTGCGGCCGTCCGCCACGAAGGTCGCACGGGCCAGTACGGCGGTGACCACGGCGCTGCAGCAGGCCTGTCCGACGGAACGCATCAGGGTGTTGAGCCCGTTGGCCGACGCGGTCTCGCTCACCGGCACGGCCCGCATGACGAGGACGGGCAACGCGGAGTACGCGATGGCGGTGCCACAGGAGACCACGGTGGCGCCGGCAACGATCAGCCAGAGGCTGTGGCTGGTGAAGAAGCGCACCACGTAGCCCAGGGCCATGACGACGGCCGCGACGGCGAGCGCGGTGCGGGGCCCGTACGCGGCGGAGATCCGCGCGGAGAGAGGGGAGAGGGCCACCATCGCGAGCCCGCCGGGCAGCAGGCAGAGTCCGCTGACGACGATGGAGGCGCCGAGGCCGTAGCCGGTGCTCGTAGGTTCCTGCACGAGCTGGGCGGTGACCAGGGAGTTGGCGTAGAACGAGAAGCCGATGAGCAGGGCCGCGACATTGGTCAGCAGTACGGCGGGCCGGGCGGACACCCTCAGGTCCATGATCGGGGACGGGGTGCGCAGTTCGTACCAGCCCCAGAGCAGACCCACGGCCACCGAGGCGCCGAGCAGGCCGAGCGTCGGCGCGGAGGTCCAGCCCCAGCCGGAGCCCTGGGTGATCGCCAGGAGCACACCGGTCAGCAGGACGGAGAGGCCCAGCGTGCCCGGCACGTCGAAGCGTCCCCGGGAGCGCACGTCTGACTCCGGCACGATCCCCAGCACGAGCAGGAAGTCGAGCAGGCCGAGTGCGGCGGATGCCCAGAACATGGTGTGCCAGTCGAAGTTCTCCGTCACGACGGCGGCCAGGGGCAGTCCGATCGCGGCGCCGATGCCGAGGGTGGAACTCATCAGCGCGATCGACGGCAGTACGCGCTCGGCGGGGAGTTCGTCGCGGATGATGCTGATGCCGAGCGGGATCACCGCGAGAGCCGTGCCCTGGAGGGCCCGGCCGGTGATCAGCACACCGATGTCGGAGCTGACCGCGCAGAGTACGGAGCCGGCGGTGAGCACCCCGAGCGACGCGAGGAGGACCCGCCGCTTGCCGTACATGTCACCGACCCGGCCGAGCACCGGAGTGAACACCGCGCCGGTGAGGAGGGTGACGGTCACGAGCCAGCCTGCGGCGCCCGCGCTCGCCCCCGTCAGCTCGGGTATGTGCGGCAGCAGCGGGACGACGAGGGTCTGCATGATGGCGACGAGCATGCCGCAGAAGGCGAGGACGGGGACGACGAGCCGGGAACGGGCGCGTCCGGGAGTCGTGCCGGATTCGGATGCGGCGGAGGTCATCGTGCTCCAGAGACGGTGCGAGGGCCGGAAAAGCAGGGGTGTACGCGTGTTCACCCCCAAGGTAAACAAGTGTGCACCCCGCGCCAAGACCGGGCCCCGTCGCATCCGGCACGACGGGGTGTGCGTCCCCGTCGTGCCGGGTGCGGCGGCGCGGGTGATGCTGGGGGCATGGGTGGCGCGTTCGGGCGATGGCCGCCGCCCGCCTACCGGGCGGCGGCACGCGGGGCTCTGCGCGTCACGATCACCGCCACGGCCGGGTTCTATGTGTTCCTCTACGGCTTCGACTCGGCGGTCGGCGCGACGTACGCGCTGTTCGGCGCGATCGCCATGGCCGGACTGTCGCGTCTCCCGGGCTCCGGGCGCCGACGGGCCACGCTGCTGCTGGGCCTGGTGCCGGTCTGCTGGGTGTTGATCACGCTCGGCACGTACCTGTCCGTGCGGACGTGGAGCGCCGTGGTCGGCATGCTGGTCGTCGGGTTCGTGCTGGCGTTCATGGCTGTCGGCGGACCACGGTTCGCGGGCGCGGCCACGGGCCTGCAACTGATGTACATCCTGCCGTCGTTCCCGCCCTACGACCCCGGTTCGCTGGGCGAGCGCCTGGCGGGGGCGAGCTTCGGGCTCGTCCTGCTGATCATCGCGGAGATGACGCTGCTGCCCGAGCCGGCGGCCCTGCCCTACCGGGAAAGGGCTGCCCGGGCCGCCGACGGTGCGGCGCGCTGCGCGGACCGGCTGCGTTCCGCCCCGTACACACTGCCGGAGGACGCGCTGAGCGCCGCCCGGGCCTTGAGCGAGGGGCTTCGTTCCTCCCGTGTCCCGGAGGCGGAACGGCCTGCCGGAGCGGGTGTGCGGCAGAGGGCACTGGCCCACACGGGCCTGGCGACGCGCACCCTGCTCGGCCGGCTGGCGGTGCTGCCGCCGCCTCCCCGGGATGCGGTTCCGCCCAGAAGATCCGGAGCCGGGGGGGCCGGGGGAGCCGGGGGAGCCGGGGGAGCCGGAGCGGAGCCGGACACGCCGGCGGGAGGACCGGCCCGGAAAGGCCGGGCCGAGGCGGCCGAGGTGCCGGAGACAGAGGACCCGGACCCACTGCGGGTGGTCGCGGACGTGGCGAGGGAGACCGCCGCCCGGCTGCGGGGCGCAATCCCCGACGGTCGGGCGCATGCCCGCCTGTGGCGGATCCGTCAGGCACTGACGGCAGCAGAGGACGCGCCTCCCGCTGTGCTGCGCCGCAATGCGGCGCTCCTGGAGGTGACGGACGCGGCGCTCGCGATGTCCACCGCGGCCGACATCGCCGTACGGGGCCGGGCGGCCGACGCACCGGCGCCGGGCCGGTTCTGGTACGCGCGGATGCGGGCGCCACGGTTGTGGTGGCGGCGCCTTTCGGGCCACGTCGGCGGCCGGTCGGTTTTCTTCCAGAACGCCGTACGGATCAGTCTGGCCCTGGCGGCGGCCCGGCTGATCGCGGGCGTCGACACGCTCCCGCACGGCTTCTGGGTGCTGCTCGCCACCCTGACGCTGACGCGCACGACGGTACGGGAGACCCGGACGACCATGCGGAGGGCGCTGACCGGCACGCTCGTCGGCGCGCTGGTCGCGGCGGCGTTGCTGGCGCTGGTCGGTACCGACATCGAGGTCTGTGCGGTGGCGCTGCCGCCGCTGATGCTGGTCACCTTCACGCTGGGGCCGGTGAAAGGCGTCGGCTGGGCGCAGGCGCTGTTCACGGTGGTGGTCGCCCTGGTCTTCGCGCAGCTGGCGCCGGCCACCTGGCAGCTCGCCGAGTTCCGGTTGCTCGACGTGCTGACCGGCAGTGCGATCGGTGCGGTGTTCGGACTGCTGGCCTGGCCGCGGGGCGCCCATGACGAGTTGCGGCGGTCGGCCGCGGTGCTGCTGCGGATCACCGCGGAGATCGTCGTGGCCACGACGGCGCAGATCGCGGCGGGCGGGTGGCGCGTGCCGGTGGTCACCGCGCCGGGCCACCGGTCGTTGCAGCATGCCCTGGTCATGGCGGAGTCGGCGTACGCGCAGTACCAGGGCGAACCCGAGGGGCCCGTTTCGCCGCCGGCCGGTCAGGACTGGCAGGCCGCACTGATCGCCGGGCACCACACACTGTGGGGCGCCGACCGGCTGCTCGTACCTCCCGAGCCGGTCGTGGTTCCGCCGCTGGGGAGAGAAGCCGCGGAGTCCGTCGTCCGTGCGGGCGACCGGGTCGCGGCGGCCATGCTGCTGACCTCCGCCCGGATGGACCCCACGGGGGACATGGTGGAAACGCCGGTACCACTCCACACCCCGACGGCCTCCGCCGCCATCGCCGATGACCCGCCCGGCGCACCGCGCGTGTACTACGCGACGGTCTCCTGGCTGGCCTCACTGAAAACGGACCTGGTACGGCTCACAGGCGACACCGGCAGAGGAGGCCCGGTTCGGCCGGGCCGCGCCCAGGAGGTGTCGCGGCGGATTCGCCGCCCCTGACCGGCACCGGAGTTCGCCGATGCCCTCACCGACGCGGACCGGACGGTAGTCCGGTTTCCCGGCATTGTGCGCCGGTGTCCTCATTGTGTATGCGTATTGCGTATCAGAAATGCTACATTGACATCGTGTTGAGTACGGAAGAGGTCCTCAGGATCACGGTGGCTGCGCTCATGTCACGGGCGGGCGAGAAGCAGGGCGACCTGGCTGCCGCGCTCGGGCTGTCCCAGGCCCAGGTCTCCCGCAAGCAGTCCGGCGGCGCCCACTGGTCGCTGGAGGACGTAGACCTGCTCGCCGCGCACTACCGCCTGGCCGCGCTCGACCTGTTGGCCGGTCCGACGCACGCCATCGGGGTCCTGCACGGCGCCGCCCCGAGCCTCACGCCCGGCACGCTCACCGTTCCCCCGGTACCTCCGGAACCCCCGGCCCCCGAACCGACGGCCGCCCCTGCCGCCGTGCCGTCGGTCCAGCCATCCGCAGCCGCGGTGCAACTGTGCGTGTTGTGCGGGCAGCCGACACAGCACGAACTGGAGGGCTTCCCGCAACACTTGACCGCGGAGGACTGCGCGGCGGCCGTTGCCGCGGCGAGCGCGCCGCCGGCCTCCGCCCCGCTCCCGGCCGCCGAGGAGACACCCGCCCCGGCTCTCGCGGCCCAGCCGCCGACGGTTGCCGTCACTCCGGCCGCTCCGGTCGCTGCGGCTGAGCCCGCCGTACCGGCCACCCAGGCCGAGCCCGCCACCCAGGCCGAGCCCGCCGAACAGGCCACGCCCACCGAACAGGCCGAGCCCGCCGAACAGGCCACGCCCACCGAACAGGCCGCGTCCGCCGTACCAGAGACGGCCGAGCCCCGGCGGAACGCACCCGGATACGCCTCCGGGACGCTGGTGGAGCAGATCGCCGGCCGTGTGCACGAGGTGCTGGCGGCGTGCTCCGGCGACATGGAGGCGGCGCAGGCCGAGCTGATCAAGATGGCCATTCCCGATGTGATGACGCTCCTGAAGGCGTCCCGGGTGGGCGGCCGTTACGAGCATTCGGAATTCCCGCCGACGCAGGAGATCCTCCGGAAGAAGTCCCAGAAAGGCGCGGACGAAATCTGGGAAGGCCGCCCCAAGTGGCGGAACCCCGAGCTTTTCGCGGCGGCGAAGCGAGGCGAGGAGATCGAGGTGACCGCCCTCGACATGAACGCCGCCTACCTGTCCGCGCTCAAGTGCTGGCTCCCGATCGGCCGGCTCGTCGAGGACACCAGTGGCATCCACGACCCGAAGAAGGCCGGCGTCCACCTCATCACCCCCGCCGCCTGGGACCACACCGACCTGCCCAACCCCCTGGGCAACCGCATGGAGCCGGGGGAGCTGTGGGTCGGCGAGTCCACACTGCGCCTGCTCCTCGACTGCGCCCGGCAGGGCCTCGCGGACGCCCCGGTGATCCACCGCTCCCTCGTCTCCGGCGCCTCCGAGGCCCTGCTCGAAAAGCTCCGCCGCGCACTGGCCGAATCCCGGAGAACCGCCCTCGCCGAGGGCGACGAACTGACCGTGGCGTACGTGAAGGCCATGTACTCCAAATTCGTCTCCACCATCGGCGAGTCCAGCGCGAACCGCGAACTGCGCCGCCCGGACTGGATGCACATCATCCGGGCCAAGGCGTTCGCCAACCTGTGGATGAAGGCCGACAAGGCGCGCAAGGCCGGGCTTCAGGTCGTGGAGATCTCCGGCACCGACGAACTTCACGTCGTGGGAGACTGGCGCCCGGTGTTCCCCGAAGGCCGGGACCTGAACCAGGTCAAGGAAAAGGCCACCTACATCCTGGGAGGTAAGCGCTGATGGCGGGATCACCCGACCTCTGGTCCCGATGGGGAGAATTCGGGAGGTTCAACACCCGGGGCATGAAGGGCGGCGAAGCCCTGATTCTGGAGCTCAACCGGATCGTCTACTCCTCCGGCATCTCCTCGCCCGTCACCTCCAAGCGAGGCCTTAATGCCCGTCTGCGGTACCTCGACAGCCCGGCCGGCCGCGCCGCGCTGAAGGACCAGGGCGTCACCGCCCGCACGATCCGCTCCTGGACGAAGGGCAAGTCCACCCCCACCGCGGCGAACCGCGAACGCATCGACAGCGCGTACTGGATCCGGCGACGGGAGAACCTGATCCGCTCCGGCTGGCTCAAGCGCCACCTCGACAACGACGGCCGGGGCCGCCGGATGGAGATCTACCCCGTCGACCAGAGCCACGTACCGGCCGAGCGCCTCCGCCCCAACCTCCAGCAGCGATCCATCACCGTCCGCTACATCTGGGGCGACCTCGTCGACGCCTGGGCCGCCCAGGACGCCGACACGGTCGACGAGATCTGGGACGACGTCATCAGCGACCTCGACTCCGACTACAACGCCTACGCCCACGTCTCCTCCGTCGGCATCGGAGCCTGACCCTGAGGACGCCGTCCGGCGCGCCCACGGCGGGTTGTGCCGAAGCGCGATAGTTGTCACTTGGGCGCGAGAGTTGTCACCAGCCGCCTTGGCGGATCGTGGCGCGCTGGGCTGTCCGCTGCCGGACACGGCGGCCGCGGAATGCGGTGAGCTGACCGTCCAGGTCCTTGCAGATCCGCGAGACCTCGCTCTTGGAGCATCAGTCCTTGGTGCTCACCCGCCCGCCGTCGAACTCCGTAGGAGCGGTCATCGACGGGCGGCTCGAAGGGGGCGCCGCCACTCGGTGCCCAACCGGCGGCCTCCATAGTGGATACGGTGTTGCTGTTATGGTGCTGTCCAAGGAGGTGGACGTTTCAGTGGCAGCAGCTGGTCCTACGCGAGCGACCCCGGCATCGGGTCGAGGCCCGGGGCGTCCGCCCGTGCCGCTGGAGCGCATCGTCTCCACCGCCCTGCAGATCGTGGACGACGAGGGGGCCGACGCTCTCTCGATGCGGACGCTGGCCCAGCGCCTGGGCTCGGGCACGGCGACCCTGTACCGGCATTTCGACAACCGGACAGCGCTGGTCGCCCATGTCGTGGACCGCATGTTCGGCGCCGTGGAACTGAATGGCGACGAACTCCTCGCGATGGGCTGGCAGCAAGCGCTGCGGACGGTCGCGCACACCATGTTCGACGCCCTGGCCCGGCACCGGAACGCGGCGCGCCTGATGGTCGAAGAGATACCCCTGGGGCCGAACGCCATGGCGCTGCGGGAGCACTGTGTCGCGGCGCTGCTCGACAGCGGCTTCCCGCCGCGACTGGCCGCGCACGCCTTCGCCACCCTCGCCCGCTACGTCCTCGGATTCGCCATACAGGTCAACGGTCATGGCGGCGGGCAACTCGCGGACGCACAACTGTCCGCCGTCTTCCAGAACGTCGATCCAGCCTTGTTCCCGGCAACGGCCACCGTCGCCGGGTCGATGCCCGTTCCGATCGAGGACGAGTTCTCCTTCGGACTCGAACTCCTTCTCAGCGGGCTTGCCCACCTGCACGACGACGTCTGACGGCCAGGACGACGTGCCCCGCCCCGGCCCGGAGCCTGGGAGTTCCTCCTGCTCACTGGCCGTGACGTCGGCTGCGCCCCGCAGATCGCGCTGGGGATGGTGCTTCAGGGCGTCGCGCAACAGCCGTTCCAGCGCAGGCCGGCCGATGACGACGCGCGCAGGAGGATGCGGCTCATTCAGTGGCCCCCGAACCGGGGGAGGTGTGGCCCGGCTAGGGCATGGTTCGGCTCCTTGTCTGCGGCGTCATCGCCCGCACGGCGGCTTGTGCGGTGGTGCGGAAGTCCCGGGTGGCGATGTGCCCGATGTAGCCGTCGGGACGGATCAGCAGCAGCGTGTCGCCGGTCAGGCCGTAGACACTGCGCAGCGTGCTGGCGGGGTCGGAGAAGGAGCGGCCGTCGCCCGCGGCCGGTCCGACGGTCAGCCGCTTCAGCTGGGCGCCCGTCGTCGGCCAGTCGAGGAGTTCGAGGTCCCGGGCGGCGCCGGGGCCGTAGGCGATGGCGGTGAAATGCGGTCCTTGGAAGAGCTCGAACAGGCGGGTCTCGGCGCCGTCGGCGCCGAGCAGGTGGGCGTCCGGGGCACGGTCGCCCACGTGCAGCGTGCCGGTGCCGCTACTGTCGGCGGGGGCGAGCGGGCCGCCGTAGTAGGTCAGGGCGAGCTGCTGCTCGTCCTTGCCGCGCTTCATGCTGGAGGGGTCGAGCTTGGCGATGCCGCCCCACTTCTCCGTGGACAGTCCAAGGACCCCGGCGGCGATCGGCTGCCGCTCGGCCTCGTAGGTGGCAAGCAGGGCCGCGTCGGCGCCGGCGAGGACCTGGCCGAGCTTCCAGCCGAGGTTGTAGCCGTCCTGCATACCGGTGTTCAGGCCCTGGGCACCGGCCGGGGTGTGGACGTGCGCCGCGTCGCCGACGAGGAAGACCCGTCCGCGGCCGTAGTGCTCCGCAAGACGGATGTTGGGCCGGAACACGGACTTCCAGTGGATCTCGTGCAGCTGGATGTGCCGGTTGCGGGTGTGGGAGTGGATCCGGTCGATGATGGCGCCGATCTCCTGGGGCGGCTTCTCGTCGGGTGTGAGCCGGATCATCCACTGGAACATGTCGCTGTCGGGGAGCGGGCAGGCGGCAATGAGCTTTCCGCCGAGGCCGGGCCACATGTGCCACCGGTTGCGGGCCAGGCCGCTGACGGAGGCATCCACGATCAGCACGCGGTCGGACTCGTCCGTCGTCCCGGCGAAACCGATGTCGAGCTGCTTGCGCACCGCGCTGGAGCCGCCGTCGGCCCCCACGGCATAGCGGGCGACGATCTCCTCGACCCCGTCCGCGCCCACCACCTTGGCGACCACCGTGTCCTCGTCCTGCGTCAGCTCGGTCAGTTCCTTGCCGAACTCGACCTCGCGGCCGAGCTCGCTGAGCCGGGCGTGCAGGGCGCGGTCCGTGCGGAACTGCGGGATCAGCCAGGTGTTCGGGTACGGGACGTCCGGGGTCGCCTCCCTGTGGGGGAACATCTTCCACGGCACGCCGATGGGTCCGGCATGGAGCCCGAGCTTGGGATAGAGGTCGCCGCCGGCCAGCACGTCGTCGAGAGCGCCGAGGTCTTCGAGGACTTCGAGGCTGCGGGGCTGGATGCCCTTGGCACGTGAGCCGTCGAAGGTGTGGGGGGACCTGTCGACGATCCGGACGTCGAGTCCGCGGCGTACGAGGTCGATCGCCAAGGCGGAGCCCGAGGGGCCGGCGCCGATGATCAGTACGTCGATGGCGTGGGGGTTGTTCATGGGTCGAGCCTTTCGGTGCGTGCGGACACGAACGGGACGAGCTGGTCGGCGACGTCGCGAGGCCGTTCGAACGGGGCCATGTGCCCGCATCTGGTGATGACGTGATGGTGTTGAGGCTTCAGCAGGGCGCGCGCCGTGTCGAAGTGCGCCGACGGCGTGACGGTGTCCTCGTCGCCCCACAGCAGCAGCGTCGGAATGCCCAGCGCCCCCGTCCGCCGGAAGAGGTC
The DNA window shown above is from Streptomyces vietnamensis and carries:
- a CDS encoding group II truncated hemoglobin, producing the protein MSAEHTNTLYEAVGGADALRRLSETFYEGVLADPLLAPVFADFTATHVEHVAVWLAEVFSGPAEFTAEHGGHQALLRAHLGLGITEEQRLRWMELMTAAVEKELPDDALLRRRVVEYFDWGTRIAKDVSASAPGTDLGNPGPTPRWGWDGLA
- a CDS encoding maleylpyruvate isomerase N-terminal domain-containing protein, whose protein sequence is MDDFSRSWTALREAVAGLADEDFARPSGCTGWLVRDLVCHLVIDAQDVLITLATPAGTPPTRDAASYWEVADAPPTGDDPLDALTVRLAAAYEDPGLLKFHLDDVGSAAGRAAVLADPGLAVGTRGEVLTVGDYLSAYVLEWTLHHLDLVAQLQRAPRPPAESLGAARELLERIAGAPFPAELSDTDALLVGTGRRMPSTTERAALSRTGVRFPLSLG
- a CDS encoding TetR/AcrR family transcriptional regulator, whose product is MNTADEPASPATADAERTVRREAGESRAGGGPEGSETGRDAIIRAARRAFTLKPYAEVTMRGIAAAAGVSPSLIVKRFGTKEALFNTVVDFRPAAAELFGAPLPGLGRHLVLTMVDLRDRLRGDPLLRVVFSLGFEDERTLLRARFREQITDHLAGVLTGPDARLRAELIAGQLLGLGATLSLHRPDGATAHTTAERLADLYGPGIQRLVDGS
- a CDS encoding MFS transporter is translated as MTSAASESGTTPGRARSRLVVPVLAFCGMLVAIMQTLVVPLLPHIPELTGASAGAAGWLVTVTLLTGAVFTPVLGRVGDMYGKRRVLLASLGVLTAGSVLCAVSSDIGVLITGRALQGTALAVIPLGISIIRDELPAERVLPSIALMSSTLGIGAAIGLPLAAVVTENFDWHTMFWASAALGLLDFLLVLGIVPESDVRSRGRFDVPGTLGLSVLLTGVLLAITQGSGWGWTSAPTLGLLGASVAVGLLWGWYELRTPSPIMDLRVSARPAVLLTNVAALLIGFSFYANSLVTAQLVQEPTSTGYGLGASIVVSGLCLLPGGLAMVALSPLSARISAAYGPRTALAVAAVVMALGYVVRFFTSHSLWLIVAGATVVSCGTAIAYSALPVLVMRAVPVSETASANGLNTLMRSVGQACCSAVVTAVLARATFVADGRTAPTLHAYLLIFLIAGGAALAALAAGLLLPSDRPSRDGSHDGDRPGGTVTVAPPTHAARGNA
- a CDS encoding FUSC family protein; amino-acid sequence: MGGAFGRWPPPAYRAAARGALRVTITATAGFYVFLYGFDSAVGATYALFGAIAMAGLSRLPGSGRRRATLLLGLVPVCWVLITLGTYLSVRTWSAVVGMLVVGFVLAFMAVGGPRFAGAATGLQLMYILPSFPPYDPGSLGERLAGASFGLVLLIIAEMTLLPEPAALPYRERAARAADGAARCADRLRSAPYTLPEDALSAARALSEGLRSSRVPEAERPAGAGVRQRALAHTGLATRTLLGRLAVLPPPPRDAVPPRRSGAGGAGGAGGAGGAGAEPDTPAGGPARKGRAEAAEVPETEDPDPLRVVADVARETAARLRGAIPDGRAHARLWRIRQALTAAEDAPPAVLRRNAALLEVTDAALAMSTAADIAVRGRAADAPAPGRFWYARMRAPRLWWRRLSGHVGGRSVFFQNAVRISLALAAARLIAGVDTLPHGFWVLLATLTLTRTTVRETRTTMRRALTGTLVGALVAAALLALVGTDIEVCAVALPPLMLVTFTLGPVKGVGWAQALFTVVVALVFAQLAPATWQLAEFRLLDVLTGSAIGAVFGLLAWPRGAHDELRRSAAVLLRITAEIVVATTAQIAAGGWRVPVVTAPGHRSLQHALVMAESAYAQYQGEPEGPVSPPAGQDWQAALIAGHHTLWGADRLLVPPEPVVVPPLGREAAESVVRAGDRVAAAMLLTSARMDPTGDMVETPVPLHTPTASAAIADDPPGAPRVYYATVSWLASLKTDLVRLTGDTGRGGPVRPGRAQEVSRRIRRP
- a CDS encoding helix-turn-helix domain-containing protein, yielding MLSTEEVLRITVAALMSRAGEKQGDLAAALGLSQAQVSRKQSGGAHWSLEDVDLLAAHYRLAALDLLAGPTHAIGVLHGAAPSLTPGTLTVPPVPPEPPAPEPTAAPAAVPSVQPSAAAVQLCVLCGQPTQHELEGFPQHLTAEDCAAAVAAASAPPASAPLPAAEETPAPALAAQPPTVAVTPAAPVAAAEPAVPATQAEPATQAEPAEQATPTEQAEPAEQATPTEQAASAVPETAEPRRNAPGYASGTLVEQIAGRVHEVLAACSGDMEAAQAELIKMAIPDVMTLLKASRVGGRYEHSEFPPTQEILRKKSQKGADEIWEGRPKWRNPELFAAAKRGEEIEVTALDMNAAYLSALKCWLPIGRLVEDTSGIHDPKKAGVHLITPAAWDHTDLPNPLGNRMEPGELWVGESTLRLLLDCARQGLADAPVIHRSLVSGASEALLEKLRRALAESRRTALAEGDELTVAYVKAMYSKFVSTIGESSANRELRRPDWMHIIRAKAFANLWMKADKARKAGLQVVEISGTDELHVVGDWRPVFPEGRDLNQVKEKATYILGGKR
- a CDS encoding TetR/AcrR family transcriptional regulator, with protein sequence MPLERIVSTALQIVDDEGADALSMRTLAQRLGSGTATLYRHFDNRTALVAHVVDRMFGAVELNGDELLAMGWQQALRTVAHTMFDALARHRNAARLMVEEIPLGPNAMALREHCVAALLDSGFPPRLAAHAFATLARYVLGFAIQVNGHGGGQLADAQLSAVFQNVDPALFPATATVAGSMPVPIEDEFSFGLELLLSGLAHLHDDV